One Thiocapsa sp. genomic window, AACTGTGGCGTCTCCTGACGCGTCCGCGGGACGCGACCCCGCGCTGAGCGGAGACCAAACGCGAAAGACCGCCGCGAGGATCCGCTGCGCCTCCAGACCGATCCCGGCTGCACCGGATTCCCGAGGTCCGGCACAGTTGAGGATCCGGACGTGGTTCGCGACCAGCCAGTCGGCGATCGCCCGGACATCGATCGGCGCCGCGAGGTCGCGCGCCAGCAGGGGTTTGCCGAGTCGACGCGCCCGCTCCGCGGTCAGGCGCGTGCCGCCGCTCATGGGGCCGCGATGCAGGATCAGGGTCGCGTCGCTGTCGCGGACGTTCCACTCGGTGCGTTCCGCATAGTTAGTGCTCGGGGTCTCGCGCAGGGCATAGCGCTCCGGGATGGGACCGTCCTCGCCGCGACGCCCGCGCGGGCACCAACCGCCGATCGGCAGACCGAGTGCTATGGCGGCATCCAACGCCGCGCGATCGACCCCGGTTTGACCTCCCGAGACCACCCGGATGCCCGTCGCGGGCACCGGCAGATCACCCCTCGACGGACCTGCGTGCAGCCAAGAGCTCCGCGTCCCGTCGGGCGAAATAGAGATCTTCCTCGGCCTTCTCCTTGAGCTTGAGCTTATCGACGAATCCGGTCATGGGATAGACTCCGGTCGGTTCGCGATCAGGACGGCGCGCACGGGCGCCGGGTGTCCCTCGATGGTGCGGCTCGGATCCTTCGGATCCAGATGATCGGGCAGCGACCGGAAGCGCATCCAGTCGGTCGCGCGTTGTTCTTCCGGGCCGGTGCGGGTGACATCGACGACACGGATCCCGGTGAATCCGCAGCGACCCAGCCAGAGCGCGAGCGCAGCGACCGTCGGGATGAACCAGACATTGCGCATGGCGGCATAGCGTCCCGGCGGGACCAGCAGGCGCTCGCCCTCGCCTTCCAGCACCAGTGTTTCCAGGACCAGCTCGCCGCCGGGGCGCAGCAGTCGATGCAGGTCCATCAGGTGATCGATCGGCGAGCGTCGGTGATAAAGAACCCCCATCGAGAAGACCGTATCGAAGCCGGTGAGATCCCGGGGCAGGTCTTCGATGCCGAGCGGCAGCACCGCCAGATCGTCGCGTACCAGATAACGGTTGATCGCCGACCACTGGAGTACGAACAGGAGCG contains:
- a CDS encoding putative molybdenum carrier protein is translated as MPATGIRVVSGGQTGVDRAALDAAIALGLPIGGWCPRGRRGEDGPIPERYALRETPSTNYAERTEWNVRDSDATLILHRGPMSGGTRLTAERARRLGKPLLARDLAAPIDVRAIADWLVANHVRILNCAGPRESGAAGIGLEAQRILAAVFRVWSPLSAGSRPADASGDATVSG
- the cmoB gene encoding tRNA 5-methoxyuridine(34)/uridine 5-oxyacetic acid(34) synthase CmoB, producing the protein MDLTPFEPFLDRLARTGLGAWRERLAEGTALRLGAQAHGDAPKWEQALARLPDLPSGWARLDGPCVGIEGAGPLDADLSRSLTEALMVLQPWRKGPFCIQGVHIDTEWRSDLKWERVAGAIAPLADRLVLDVGCGNGYYGWRMLGAGAQLVLGIDPTLLFVLQWSAINRYLVRDDLAVLPLGIEDLPRDLTGFDTVFSMGVLYHRRSPIDHLMDLHRLLRPGGELVLETLVLEGEGERLLVPPGRYAAMRNVWFIPTVAALALWLGRCGFTGIRVVDVTRTGPEEQRATDWMRFRSLPDHLDPKDPSRTIEGHPAPVRAVLIANRPESIP